In Miscanthus floridulus cultivar M001 chromosome 8, ASM1932011v1, whole genome shotgun sequence, the sequence GAATGACTTTTGCATGAATAAACGGTTGTTTATCTCAGGAAGTAAACACGCAAATCTTGTATTAAGTGTCAACCACAATAAACAGGGAATAACACAAAACATCAAACAAGACTCAAACTGAAATTATTATTGGAGGTTGAAAAATAAGCTATAAACAATGTAAATTAGATTTCTGAAGGATCTCTCTTACTCATTGTTCAGTGAATATAATATGGCAATATAGATTTAGGATATGTAAATGCACACAGCACCAGGCACCAGACCAGTGTTTGTGGCTTCTACTCCATTGGAGTGTGGAAAATCTTTGTTCTGCAGCTGCAAGCAGAGAGAACAATATTTTTTATAAGAATGCAGCAGAATCTGACAATACAGAACATATCAATTGAGATGTTAGTTAGATGGACCCACTTCTCAATCTTGTTGACTATACCAAATGTCCACATGGGTAACATAGCTGTAAGCTGTGTGGCTGTAAACATCAGCAAAAACCAGGTATTATGACATTATTCAGCTCAAATATGTCCAGAAACATTTGGCTTCCTGAAACAAGTCTTAAATGGTTTGAGTCAGCATCAGCCGTACAATTGTTGAGATCACTAGCTCATCAAAAGAATATTTGGGCACATACATATGACTCCTGGTTCTATATTAGTACAGTTACAACATTGTTAGCAGTTATGACAGCTACTAGTACTCCCCTAATATCTAACCGATACCACATGCTACAATAACCTTTTCACTGTAACGAGTTACAACAACTTGCATTCCCTTTAATCTATGAACCACTGATTGTTTCGGCAGTGGTGAAGAGTTCAACTGGAATGATGGCAGTAGTTTTGCAGGGAGCAGTCTGTAAAAGACCATCATCCTAAGGTCATGGCACAAGACTTACACAATCAGTAGAAATGTTAAACCCCAATTTTATGATGACCAAAACTTAAAGGTATTTGTCCTTGATTATCTTCACTATCTCTTCGACTCTCTTAATGATTTTAGGATTCATCATGTCTCTTGCTTGCCCAAGGAGAGTGCCTTCTCTGCTGTTATAATATGCATCAACTATAGCTCTTGCCCAAGTGTGCAACGCCTCTGGACTCCTACAATCCGCCAGGCAACAAGCAACATTAAAACAAAAGAAAGCGTAGACAAAATCATCGCCAGAGCACCAGTAATACTTACGTGTATAATGTATCAACATTGTCCCCTAGAAGTTCAGGACCAGGGGTAAAAGCATCATTAAGTGCACTTAACCGTTCTTCTGGATCCTCTATCATTATAAGATGTTTCAGTATTCTGATATCCTTCGGCATTTGTCTCTGGAGATTGGCCACCGCAGTCATATATAGGTGAAACATTATATCCTTTGCCTGTGACATGCATTGCAGATCAGGAAACACCCAAAGAAGAATTTGGAGCACTAGAGCACAACTACAAGATGCTAAAAAGTATAGAAACTCAAGCACATATGTGGTTGCTGAATGCTATAATCATTTACCTCAGATTTCGTGATGTCAGTGCCCTTTGCAGCTGACCAAGCTTTCGAAAGCATCAACACTAATGCAGAATCCAGTTCTTTCTTCTCAGCCAAGTCATCAATCTTTCTGCAAGCAGCATCCACCGAAGGTGAATTAAGTATATCTTTTAACTTCAATTCTGCAGCATCCAAAGCTTCAAGACTCCCTGTTGTATCATCATGAGCTTGTAGGGCATCTACACAATCATTTCCAAGCTTTGCCAACTCTACAAGGATAAAAAGGTCCATGCTACAAAATATAAATCGATACAATCCAATTGGCCAAACAACACAAATGGCAAATGAAAATCTTTATCTTCAGATCAGTGATCAGCACTAATGCTGTCCACATGCCTATAAACAACTAATGACATTCAAAACTCCACAACAATTTCGCAGAAATTACTCAATAATTGAGAGCAAAGAGTAGGCCTTCATTATGACAGTGCAGGTTAATCAAAATACATTCTAAAAATGAAACTGTTTAGGGTCTTAAGAGTTGTACAATGGATATAGCTCTATTTTATTTATAGTATCGGAGTGCATAAACTCACAAGAACTAACATATAGTTAACTGTCATTGTTATGTCTATAATATTGCAGATAAGCAAACCAGTACATCTGTACATTTGATATGtttaagggcgtacccagtgcagagagctcccgctctgtgcggggtctagggaagggtgttagtggcaagccttaccctcatctgtgcaatgcgagaagaccgcgactcgaacccgggaccttccggtcacagacggtaagactctaccgcttgcaccagacctGCCCTTCACATTTGATATGTTTCTCTATTATAATTAATATGTTataccttttttttttgtgtgtgtgtgtggttgggggggggggggggggggggggggggggttagttACAGACATCATAGCTCAGTACTCAAATGCCTCACCAGTTTGTTTTTCAGGTTCATCATGATAAGACTCTGCAACATAGTAAAGGTGGTTGAAGAATTCCACTGTGAAATCTTTACGCCGCTTAGCAACAATAGCACCAAGTTTATCAGATGGTGTGGATTTTACTACTTCAAGAAGTTCATTATGCCTCTGTACATCCTCATCAATCTGAAAAAGGAGGGGCAAATTATATTAATATCTGTTATGAGGAATCCTAAATCAAATAATGAGGTAAACCATGCCTGCGGTGAACCAGTAAATGCATGACCTCTTTAAGTTTTCTACCAAGTCTGAGAAGATTGTGCTTCATCTCAGGGTTCAGCTCTGTATCTGCTTTTTCCTGGCAGCGTTTAAAGAAATGAGGCCTTATGTTGTCCCATTCCGTGCTAAAAGCTAGTAATTTTTTCCAATCTGTTGGTGTAGGTTTATCCACCAGAAATACACCAATTAACTTATCGCATATTTTCATCATTTTGTTATTGTCTCTGGTGTTTTCGTTCATCTTAACAGCCCTTTCTGATTGATTATCTTCATGAGATGAAGTATCCATAGCACTATTCAGATATCCACTGCTTGATGGCGAGCTTTCTACATAATCATCAGAAACCGCTGCCACATCACCAAAGGCTGAGATAGAACAGCACGACTTGGGAAGACCAAGGAACAGACAACCTaagatcaagaaaaagaaagTATGCTGTTACACagagaataaacctttgaagaatagATAAAGCACAAGATATAAGGAACCTCATGAGCTCAATCTACTAGATACAGCGAAATACATATCGCTGCAATGTCAAGAGACTCGTGTATGCCTAGTAGCCAAGCATCTGACTAGACTAGTATCAAATGCTGCTCCTACACATATTAAAGAAGGTGATAGAGGTCAAAAGCAAAGAGGAATGCCTTAAGCATATGAAAAGAACAAGCGCTCAAAAATGCTACTACAGAGACAGAAAGATAGTCAATACATATAGTATATAAAATCTACACCGAATACATCAAACACAGTCAAGAGATCATTGTATCACCTTACCTATTTTCAAGGAAAAAATTTACACCGAAGACACTGACCATGTTCGCTTGTTTGTTTCAGctaggcttattcaaccagccaacagtgtttttctctcacaataaaccagcaccagccagcctaaaccagccaaGAAACTAACTAGCGAACACGCCGACTAAAGATAGAATAAAACTAAGAAGGCAAGTGAATTTTTTCAATTGACATTCTTTACTACCTAGAATGTTGATGCCTTGATACAAATATTTCCTTGTGTTTTGTCACTAAAACTTACAATAAATTTTTCATACAAAttgcaaaagaaaaacaaattctaATTTTCAGTTTATCTGAAGGAAAATGCACAAAGAAGGACCTTAAAATAATAAAAGACAAATGAATGAGGTCACAGGATGACAGGAAAATACAATTCATCAAAAGAGCCTTCATTTAATGCAAGCTTCAAAAGAACCTTTTGTATAGAGCAAGTTCTACAAGGAACTAAGAAGAGCTGAACTTAGACTACATATAAAACTTATCATGCATTACTGGACTACAGACATGCTCGGTAGCACCTTTAGACTAATTAGTTGTAGTATGTGCCAGGATTCAAGATGACAATGGCAATCACTGGTAGGAACAGAATTTTCTGTTAGTGCAAGGCATACTCTTCGTTCTATTGAATATATGCTATGTTGTGTCCTTTTCTGTCTTGCTTCTTACCATAATCACTTGTAATTAAAATTTTAAAGAAACTTTAGGAGAGAGCTGATTTCAAAACAAGATCTGATGGATTAACACCATAACAGAATTTGGAGATCATGGGCACTGGGCAAATGTCAATTTTATATGTGACTGGTGACTCAAAACAAATGTTGGACAGCTGATAGAATTGAAAAGAGAGGTTTGCCACACCCAGCCCATTGCCCCCTCTGTGACCAGGAGCCTGAAAATGATCAACCATTTGCTTGTTGGTTGTGTATTTGTCCAAGGATTCTGGTTCTTGTTGCTCCGAAGGGTTGGGCTGCAGAGCCTTTCACCGCAGCCTACAGTCCCATCCTTTGATGATTGGTGGTCTGATGCAAGTTCCAAGGTTGATGGGGAGGTTAGACAGGGACTCAATTCAATGATCATCTTGGGAGCTTGGTCTATTTGGAACCTCCGTAACCAGTGTTTCTTTTATGAGTATCACCGAGTTTATCCTCGATCACACGGTCCAGGTTAGAGATGAGTTGAAATTTTGGGGTTTAGTGGGGCAAGTGGTATTTCCTACCTCACTGCCCTAGCACCTGAGGAAGTCTAGGTCAGATTTTGGGGTTGATATTGGTcggttttcttttccttttggaccgcgggtgaGGGGTGATAGACTTGGTCTATAAGACTTGTGTTTATCTAGAGTAGTTGGTGCCCGTGTCAGCACCCTTATCATCTATCTTATCCTACTTTAGCATCTACTTTAGTAGTTGGAATATGCTGTAGCTTTCTTAAGTTGCAAGCAAGCTATCCTATATGTATCCCCAAACTACCATGGTTTGTGGCAAGGCTAATGAAATCAGAAATTCAGCCTCAAACCTGTGCTTTGGTTCCAACAAATGGTATCTAGAGCCTAGTTTCTTACCTGGGGTTTTCCCCTTTACCCATCCTCAATCCGGTCGCCATGCCCAACCGGTCCAATcgctccccttccctctcctcccACTCCTCCAATGGCTCCACCACCTCCAGCAGGCAGAGCAGGCAGTCGGCGGCTGCGGCTGGCGGCGTGGACGAGCTCAACACGGTTGCTGCGGTGCGGGCTGCGCGGGACACCGAGCGCACGGCGTGGGCGGCTGCGCGGGAGGCGCGCCAGGCACGTGAGGAGGCAGAGGCATGGGAGCGTGTGGCTTCATGGGCGGCCCGACTCGTGGTTGCTGAGGCGGAAGCCGCGCGCCGCTGAGATGGCCAAGCAGGCCGCCGCAGTCGCGGCTGCTCTGCGAGCAGAGGACGACGCGGAGCGGTTCGACTATGATGGGCGCGGCGCGGACGCTGGCGCAGGTCGCACGGGAGGCCGCGTTGACGCTGAGCGGGTCCGGCCCGACGCAGGCGGCTTCGATGCACAGGACCTGCGCGGACGCGTGGCTGGCGACCGCGACGCAGGCGGCTTCGATGCACAGGACCTGCGCGGACGCGTGGCTGGCGACCGCGACGCGGCCGCGGGCCTGCGGGGCGCAAGGAACCGCGACGCGGGCCGCTACGACAGACGACATGGACGCGACTTCGACCGGGACGCGCGGGACCGGGACGAACGGGCGGCATGCGACGCCAACACCTGGCTGGAGCTGGAGGAGCGGTGCGCGGCGCGGGACTTGGACGAACACGACGCATGGGCGCGGTACGGACGCGGCCTGGGCGAACGGGACGCTGGCGTGCGGAGCCCTCATAGGCGGCGCGTGCCTCCCCTTCCCCGAACCAGCGCCGTGGTCGTCGTGGCCGGCCCGGCTCCCCTCCCGTCGTGCAGACCGTCGTCAAGGACGCCGGCGGCGGATGGCCCatgctcaccaagaccaactatgccgagtggtccatggtgatgaaggtgaagaTGCACGCGTGGCGCATGTGGGACGCGGTACGGTACGGCGACGCCGACTTCGATGAGGATCGACGGGCACTGGAGGCGCTTCTTGCTGCTGTTCCAACGGAGATGCACTCCTCCCTCGCAAACAA encodes:
- the LOC136476227 gene encoding uncharacterized protein At4g37920-like — translated: MAMPTTSSASPCQAPSPAGLGLPLLSSPGARASILAFSRRLRPRGAGISAPTGCLFLGLPKSCCSISAFGDVAAVSDDYVESSPSSSGYLNSAMDTSSHEDNQSERAVKMNENTRDNNKMMKICDKLIGVFLVDKPTPTDWKKLLAFSTEWDNIRPHFFKRCQEKADTELNPEMKHNLLRLGRKLKEIDEDVQRHNELLEVVKSTPSDKLGAIVAKRRKDFTVEFFNHLYYVAESYHDEPEKQTELAKLGNDCVDALQAHDDTTGSLEALDAAELKLKDILNSPSVDAACRKIDDLAEKKELDSALVLMLSKAWSAAKGTDITKSEAKDIMFHLYMTAVANLQRQMPKDIRILKHLIMIEDPEERLSALNDAFTPGPELLGDNVDTLYTSPEALHTWARAIVDAYYNSREGTLLGQARDMMNPKIIKRVEEIVKIIKDKYL